One genomic segment of Acidimicrobiales bacterium includes these proteins:
- a CDS encoding GAF and ANTAR domain-containing protein — MNGHEPVDAADLEEASNCRAWIAQHDGLGDLTEADVRCDEDLEPGGVHERRVLEIQFEARASAQGGVDRGRELVDVGEVHLSVHDHRGACSVADHPYSELRRCRSRVVIQAHDEPPKSFGHTSFLLDQERRGTNVSNEPRRAVGSFPTPVGWGWAVVELRGTRPSRPSALTHQGTAPGSGPEARRTVADSPLTSSLAALSRFFIGDGTLEQILKRVADLTVEAIPPAEFVGITMPVEGRKRTAIFTDDLSPVIDQAQYDTGDGPCLEAFETQRVTSIESTCEDGKWPEFRRVAADNGIYSLMSLPLVVDRHTVGAMNLYSRSERAFDEADAATGMLFASQAAIVLANAQVYWDARELSTGLGEAMKHRAVIEQAKGILMGAQGCDEDEAFQMLVKASQRENVKLRAVAERIVDQAVSRNKG, encoded by the coding sequence ATGAACGGTCACGAGCCGGTCGACGCCGCTGACCTGGAGGAGGCGTCGAATTGCCGGGCTTGGATCGCGCAGCACGATGGCCTCGGGGATCTGACCGAGGCGGATGTGCGCTGCGACGAGGACCTCGAGCCCGGCGGAGTCCATGAACGTCGTGTTCTCGAGATCCAGTTCGAGGCTCGAGCCAGTGCCCAGGGCGGCGTCGACCGCGGCCGCGAACTGGTCGACGTTGGAGAGGTCCACCTCTCCGTGCACGACCACCGTGGGGCGTGCTCCGTCGCTGACCACCCGTACTCCGAACTCAGGCGGTGTCGGAGCAGGGTCGTGATCCAAGCGCATGACGAGCCTCCGAAGAGCTTTGGCCACACGTCGTTCCTGCTGGATCAAGAGCGGCGAGGCACGAACGTTAGCAACGAGCCGCGTCGTGCTGTCGGCTCGTTTCCGACGCCGGTCGGCTGGGGGTGGGCAGTTGTAGAGTTGCGGGGTACTCGCCCGAGTCGGCCGTCTGCCTTGACCCACCAGGGAACGGCGCCCGGCTCCGGCCCTGAGGCCAGGAGAACCGTGGCCGACTCACCTCTGACGAGCAGCCTGGCGGCGCTGTCACGCTTCTTCATCGGCGACGGCACCCTCGAGCAGATCCTGAAACGGGTCGCAGATCTGACAGTCGAAGCGATCCCGCCGGCGGAGTTCGTGGGCATCACGATGCCCGTCGAGGGCCGGAAGCGGACGGCGATCTTCACCGACGACCTGTCACCGGTGATCGACCAAGCGCAGTACGACACCGGTGACGGTCCATGCCTCGAGGCCTTCGAGACCCAGCGGGTCACCTCGATCGAGTCGACCTGCGAGGACGGCAAGTGGCCTGAGTTCCGTCGGGTCGCTGCCGACAACGGGATCTACAGCTTGATGTCGCTCCCGCTCGTCGTGGACAGGCACACGGTCGGTGCGATGAACCTGTACTCCCGGTCCGAGCGCGCCTTCGACGAGGCCGACGCGGCGACGGGGATGCTGTTCGCCTCGCAGGCCGCGATCGTGTTGGCCAACGCCCAGGTCTACTGGGATGCCCGCGAGCTGAGCACGGGTCTCGGTGAGGCGATGAAGCACCGGGCGGTGATCGAACAAGCCAAAGGCATCCTCATGGGAGCACAGGGCTGCGACGAGGACGAAGCGTTCCAGATGCTCGTCAAGGCGTCGCAGCGCGAGAACGTCAAGCTGCGGGCCGTCGCCGAGCGGATCGTCGATCAGGCGGTGTCCCGCAACAAAGGCTGA
- a CDS encoding phage holin family protein: protein MTDPDVDLRRQDVSTAHSEGDEASLGELFGELSRGFSQLMRQEIQLAKSELREEAGKAGKAAGQLTAAAVTGHLCLLIGSLAAAWAIGEVAPIAVGLFIVAVVHGVVAAVLYSRGRSTAEDIEVVPDETIESLKEDARWAKAQPT from the coding sequence ATGACGGATCCGGACGTCGACCTGCGTCGACAAGACGTGTCCACGGCGCACTCCGAAGGTGACGAGGCGAGCCTCGGTGAGCTCTTCGGCGAGCTCTCCCGTGGCTTCAGCCAGCTCATGCGCCAAGAGATCCAGCTCGCCAAGTCCGAGCTGCGCGAGGAAGCGGGAAAGGCCGGCAAAGCCGCCGGTCAGCTCACGGCAGCGGCGGTCACCGGCCACCTGTGCCTGCTGATCGGCTCGTTGGCCGCCGCTTGGGCCATCGGCGAGGTCGCCCCCATCGCCGTCGGGCTCTTCATCGTCGCCGTCGTGCACGGCGTCGTCGCCGCGGTCCTCTACTCCCGCGGTCGCAGCACGGCCGAAGACATCGAGGTGGTCCCGGACGAGACCATCGAATCTCTCAAGGAGGACGCCCGATGGGCCAAAGCACAACCGACGTGA
- a CDS encoding DUF3618 domain-containing protein → MKREIEQTREDMSGTIDAIADRTSPSRVLGRQRRRMTDRVRSVRSHVMGTAEQAVDTTQEAMHGARKGTGQAADSLRDSAGQMAENVREVPGQARQVVRDQTQGNPLAAGVIAFGTGLLAAYLVPSSPIERRITKQVRQEAEPVLTELKEAGQDVAGNLKDTAEQAVQEVQQTATDSARQVADEAKDKAQEVRDDAASRTETVTDQAPSDTP, encoded by the coding sequence GTGAAGCGCGAGATCGAACAGACCAGGGAGGACATGAGCGGCACCATCGACGCGATCGCCGATCGCACCAGCCCCTCGCGGGTGCTGGGTCGGCAGCGACGGCGGATGACGGACCGTGTCCGCTCCGTCCGCAGCCACGTCATGGGTACCGCCGAGCAGGCGGTCGACACGACGCAGGAGGCGATGCACGGCGCCCGGAAAGGCACCGGGCAGGCGGCCGACAGTCTGCGTGACAGCGCCGGCCAGATGGCCGAGAACGTGCGCGAGGTTCCCGGCCAGGCTCGGCAGGTGGTGCGTGATCAGACGCAGGGAAATCCCCTCGCCGCCGGCGTCATCGCCTTCGGCACCGGACTGCTCGCGGCGTACCTGGTCCCCTCCAGCCCCATCGAGCGTCGGATCACCAAGCAGGTCCGCCAGGAAGCCGAACCGGTGCTGACCGAGCTCAAGGAAGCCGGCCAGGACGTCGCCGGCAACCTGAAGGACACCGCCGAACAGGCCGTCCAGGAGGTCCAGCAGACGGCGACCGACTCGGCACGCCAGGTCGCCGACGAAGCCAAGGACAAAGCCCAAGAGGTCCGCGACGACGCCGCCTCTCGTACCGAAACCGTGACCGATCAGGCTCCCAGCGACACTCCGTGA
- a CDS encoding TIGR03557 family F420-dependent LLM class oxidoreductase, producing the protein MISYGYTLSGEEHAPADLVRNARRAEEVGFDFVSISDHFHPWVSAQGHSPFVWSVLGAIAASTERLRVGVGVTCPIIRIHPAIIAQATATTSLLFEGRFFFGVGTGEALNEHILGDRWPPADVRQAMLGEAVEVVRELWSGETVDHRGDFYEVENAKLFDPPVEPPSVVVSGFGPKATELAARIGDGYWGHSPDHESVDRYRANGGAGPCYAQLNVCWAEDAVAARKTVHDVWPNGGVTGQLSQDLPTWTHFEQAAAMVDEDEATRSIPCGPDVDAVIESVRKYLSAGYDHLYFHQIGPDQAGFFRFWTQDLQPALAGLHTDATS; encoded by the coding sequence ATGATCTCCTATGGCTACACGCTCTCGGGTGAGGAGCACGCCCCTGCTGATCTCGTCCGCAACGCTCGCCGGGCTGAGGAGGTGGGGTTCGATTTCGTCTCGATCTCGGACCATTTCCACCCATGGGTGAGCGCGCAGGGACATAGTCCGTTCGTGTGGTCGGTTCTCGGCGCCATCGCCGCATCGACCGAGCGGCTGCGTGTCGGCGTGGGAGTGACCTGCCCGATAATCCGAATCCACCCGGCGATCATCGCCCAGGCCACCGCCACGACGTCGTTGTTGTTCGAAGGCCGCTTCTTCTTCGGGGTCGGTACCGGCGAGGCGCTCAACGAGCACATCCTCGGTGACCGTTGGCCGCCGGCCGACGTGCGCCAGGCGATGCTCGGCGAGGCGGTCGAAGTCGTCCGCGAGCTCTGGTCGGGAGAGACCGTCGATCACCGCGGCGACTTCTACGAGGTCGAGAACGCCAAGCTCTTCGACCCGCCGGTAGAGCCGCCGTCGGTCGTCGTGTCCGGGTTCGGGCCCAAGGCCACCGAGCTCGCCGCGCGGATCGGCGACGGCTACTGGGGTCACTCACCCGACCACGAGAGTGTCGACCGCTATCGCGCCAACGGCGGAGCCGGTCCTTGCTACGCGCAGCTCAACGTCTGCTGGGCCGAAGACGCCGTCGCCGCTCGCAAGACGGTGCACGACGTGTGGCCGAACGGTGGCGTCACCGGGCAGCTCTCCCAGGACCTGCCCACGTGGACCCACTTCGAGCAGGCCGCGGCGATGGTCGACGAGGACGAGGCGACCAGATCGATCCCCTGCGGGCCTGACGTCGATGCGGTCATCGAATCGGTCCGGAAGTACCTCTCGGCCGGCTACGACCACCTCTACTTCCACCAGATCGGACCCGACCAGGCTGGCTTCTTCCGCTTCTGGACCCAGGACCTGCAGCCCGCGTTGGCGGGACTCCACACCGACGCGACGTCCTGA